In the genome of Vicia villosa cultivar HV-30 ecotype Madison, WI linkage group LG7, Vvil1.0, whole genome shotgun sequence, one region contains:
- the LOC131617631 gene encoding protein yippee-like, which produces MGRLFVVHLEGRIYSCKHCRTPLAVSQDIVSKAFHSRHGKAYLFRKVANVSVGEKEDRPMITGMHTVADIFCVGCGSVVGWTYITAHEKSQKYKEGKSVIERFKVLGPDGSNYWASHEAHVGGSDADDA; this is translated from the exons ATGGGGAGGTTGTTTGTTGTTCATCTTGAAGGGAGGATCTATAGCTGTAAACACTGTAGGACTCCTCTTGCTGTTTCTCAAGATATTGTTTCCAAG GCTTTCCATTCCAGACACGGGAAAGCTTATCTCTTTCGTAAGGT CGCGAATGTTTCTGTTGGAGAAAAAGAGGACAGGCCTATGATCACTGGGATGCATACTGTGGCTGACATTTTCTGTGTTGGTTGTGGATCAGTCGTTGGTTGGACATAT ATAACTGCTCATGAAAAAAGCCAGAAATACAAAGAAGGAAAATCCGTTATTGAACG GTTCAAAGTATTAGGTCCTGATGGCAGTAATTATTGGGCCAGCCATGAAGCACATGTTGGTGGAAGTGATGCAGATGATGCTTAA